From Trichoderma atroviride chromosome 1, complete sequence, one genomic window encodes:
- a CDS encoding uncharacterized protein (EggNog:ENOG41): MENKKLDDPGVAGALALRRLVRSPTGGRLGPRRTSTIASSSSCSASSVTSSVDDEMPTSCVSRNTSSDECALHRFIVWAAVKRNACQKMTPEERRECPLLRCRKRFPNHELMLQHLYSCDHLAGGEYWCYDCEKPEQLSDVKCRRCLGHTSKRRKIVTMARSFFSSLGHKPKSQGLALAASMGIGTGTVASGGAGGEDEQEPPSYESVFTPATPTPLPLQAELFSTEIHEIGSSEVLLPTIPECETETEAIPAPGMVPCLPPSTFPISPPGSHPGAVPLPSTMEADFINWRPSPPSPPTVAPQSLMKPMNPRLVDRPTLQVNTHLDQFRGPQASRRSKALAPSSSVRSTASTDSTDSTNSTASYNISPMSGWSSGWTKTSGFESALTSPDDLISPQSLLPSGPFTTSTTNTISTRPIPFSNSEFENMVANSCPSELPADIPMFDDIPTTMDPQKTQAHMSLDQSAFSFNTDIPFQMPIGPPLPSTNSINLALTSQLSPPPPPPPPPPPQQQTSEPALLHNAASSGLDTIRYSQSLARSVQDALRMHIADSRNKLETINQNALVKKLCQMSLSSVAAAGLETMADVIEGRQNASPLDLLCFVHIVFSLSLVIHEHDASKHAAALFKQALLYSSWFSEPDRTSFIEVVITLWEHSDVGNTEIIQILQLSPPIPDAKGKQPEYSLHGLTSDPLVLLAAYFLDELEYETLRERSYRTQPSGLADHHYKDSLAASADSPFAIAARFMIENIFSHQYSHFPGSELGMDQLIGQVNSGGVGTVRRLELELMQAGKTYLPSDVFFDEFIEVVRQNTDQLYAQRPFSSSRSTYHRCGIQLMNSLISEPGRSSAVVPVRTGVEASGLSTEALDAIMYGFDFESMVNLNPDADIDMPESAPAVGAPLTGAAEWTPEPTIESAAFAATPAAPLGLEDPLISPNASAPSKPEPPSAAAAAAAAAAAKVESDSCCEICGYRPKGDPRWFVGSMAKHMKTIHSENPQIFRCPYPGCTSQYSKRADNLRQHQIEKGHFVDGEGEPGPAAAEEETSVGWRRR, from the exons ATGGAAaacaagaagctcgacgACCCTGGCGTCGCCGGCGCTTTAGCCCTCCGGCGTCTGGTCCGTAGCCCAACCGGCGGTCGTCTGGGTCCAAGGCGGACGTCGACAATtgcttccagcagcagctgttcagCATCCTCAGTGACTTCGTCcgtcgacgacgagatgCCGACTTCGTGTGT CTCACGCAATACTTCGAGCGACGAGTGTGCCTTGCACAGATTCATTGTATGGGCGGCCGTCAAACGCAATGCCTGCCAGAAGATGACCCCAGAGGAGCGGCGGGAGTGCCCGCTGCTTCGTTGCCGGAAGAGATTCCCCAACCATGAGCTCATGCTCCAACACCTGTATTCATGCGACCACCTCGCCGGGGGGGAGTACTGGTGCTACGACTGCGAGAAGCCCGAGCAGCTCAGCGATGTCAAGTGCAGGCGCTGTCTGGGGCACACGtccaagaggaggaagattgTCACCATGGCaaggagcttcttcagctcgttGGGCCACAAGCCAAAGTCTCAGGGCCTTGCTCTGGCCGCCTCCATGGGGATAGGCACAGGCACAGTTGCcagcggcggcgctgggGGCGAGGACGAGCAAGAGCCTCCGAGTTACGAGTCCGTCTTCACGCCCGCCACGCCTacgcctctgcctctgcaggCCGAGCTCTTCTCGACCGAGATACATGAGATCGGTTCGAGCGAGGTGCTGCTCCCCACTATCCCGGAGTGTGAGACCGAGACAGAGGCTATACCCGCCCCTGGGATGGTCCCCTGTCTCCCCCCATCCACATTCCCCATCTCACCACCAGGCTCCCACCCGGGAGCCGTACCGCTGCCGTCGACTATGGAAGCAGATTTCATAAATTGGAGGCCGTCACCACCATCTCCCCCAACTGTGGCGCCACAAAGCCTCATGAAGCCCATGAATCCAAGGTTGGTTGATCGTCCAACACTGCAGGTCAACACGCACCTGGACCAGTTTCGAGGCCCTCAAGCAAGCCGTCGAAGCAAGGCCCTGGCCCCGAGCTCTTCTGTCCGGTCGACCGCCAGCACAGACAGCACCGACAGCACCAATAGCACCGCCAGCTATAACATCTCGCCCATGTCGGGCTGGTCCAGTGGATGGACAAAGACATCCGGCTTCGAGTCAGCCTTGACGTCACCTGACGACCTCATTAGTCCTCAGAGCCTTCTACCCTCGGGTCCCTttactacttctactaccAACACCATCTCGACAAGACCTATTCCTTTCAGCAACTCAGAGTTTGAAAACATGGTTGCCAACTCGTGTCCGTCAGAGCTTCCTGCTGACATTCCCATGTTTGATGACATTCCCACCACCATGGATCCTCAAAAGACTCAAGCTCACATGAGCCTGGACCAATCTGCCTTTTCATTCAACACCGATATACCATTCCAAATGCCGATTGGACCTCCGTTACCCTCAACCAACTCCATCAACCTTGCCCTAACATCACAACTATCACCACccccgccaccgccgccgccgccgccgccacaacAACAGACCTCTGAGCCAGCTCTACTACACAATGCCGCCTCTTCTGGCCTCGATACTATTAGGTACTCACAGTCTCTTGCCAGATCAGTCCAAGACGCACTACGGATGCACATTGCCGACTCCAGGAACAAACTCGAGACCATCAACCAGAATGCTCTCGTGAAGAAGCTATGCCAaatgtctctctcttctgtcgCGGCAGCCGGTTTGGAAACAATGGCAGACGTCATAGAAGGCCGCCAAAATGCATCACCTCTGGACCTCTTATGCTTTGTCCACATTGtcttctctctgtctctggTGATCCATGAACACGACGCCTCAAAACATGCTGCCGCTCTTTTCAAGCAGGCACTTTTGTATAGCAGCTGGTTCTCAGAACCTGACCGGACATCCTTCATTGAAGTCGTCATTACCCTTTGGGAGCACAGTGATGTAGGCAACACCGAGATTATCCAAATACTGCAATTGAGCCCGCCCATCCCAGACGCAAAGGGCAAGCAACCGGAATATTCTCTGCATGGATTGACGTCTGATCCATTGGTACTGCTCGCGGCATACTTTTTGGATG AGCTCGAGTACGAAACGCTACGTGAACGCAGCTATAGAACACAGCCCTCTGGACTTGCCGACCACCACTACAAGGACAGCCTTGCAGCGAGTGCCGATTCTCcgtttgccattgccgctAGATTCATGATTGAAAATATCTTTTCTCATCAATACTCTCATTTTCCAGGATCTGAACTTGGCATGGATCAACTTATTGGCCAGGTCAACTCGGGTGGAGTGGGAACCGTGCGGCGGCTGGAGTTGGAGCTGATGCAAGCCGGGAAG ACCTATCTCCCGTCCGATGTGTTTTTTGACGAGTTTATCGAAGTGGTTCGACAGAATACCGATCAGCTATACGCGCAAAGACCCTTTTCCAGCTCTCGGTCAACTTATCATCGATGCGGCATCCAACTCATGAACTCGCTTATTAGCGAGCCTGGTAGAAGCTCGGCAGTTGTGCCTGTTCGGACAGGGGTAGAAGCATCGGGCCTTTCCACTGAAGCACTCGATGCCATCATGTACGGCTTCGATTTCGAGTCCATGGTGAATCTCAACCCAGACGCCGATATTGATATGCCCGAGTCGGCGCCTGCGGTCGGGGCCCCACTCACGGGCGCGGCAGAGTGGACGCCAGAGCCAACGATCGAGTCAGCAGCGTTTGCAGCCACACCTGCAGCGCCTCTGGGCCTGGAAGATCCGCTGATATCGCCGAATGCCTCTGCACCCAGCAAACCAGAGCcgccttcagcagcagcagcagcagcggcggcggcggcggcaaaggtCGAGTCTgacagctgctgcgagaTATGCGGCTACCGGCCCAAGGGCGATCCCAGGTGGTTTGTGGGCAGCATGGCCAAGCATATGAAGACGATACACAGCGAGAACCCGCAGATATTCCGATGCCCGTATCCCGGCTGCACGAGCCAGTACAGCAAACGCGCGGATAACCTACGACAGCACCAGATTGAAAAGGGACACTTTGTCGATGGCGAGGGGGAACCAGGGCCGGCGGCCGCGGAAGAGGAAACGTCCGtcggatggcggcggcggtga
- a CDS encoding uncharacterized protein (EggNog:ENOG41), which yields MTPEERRECPLLRCRKRFPNHELMLQHLYSCDHLAGGEYWCYDCEKPEQLSDVKCRRCLGHTSKRRKIVTMARSFFSSLGHKPKSQGLALAASMGIGTGTVASGGAGGEDEQEPPSYESVFTPATPTPLPLQAELFSTEIHEIGSSEVLLPTIPECETETEAIPAPGMVPCLPPSTFPISPPGSHPGAVPLPSTMEADFINWRPSPPSPPTVAPQSLMKPMNPRLVDRPTLQVNTHLDQFRGPQASRRSKALAPSSSVRSTASTDSTDSTNSTASYNISPMSGWSSGWTKTSGFESALTSPDDLISPQSLLPSGPFTTSTTNTISTRPIPFSNSEFENMVANSCPSELPADIPMFDDIPTTMDPQKTQAHMSLDQSAFSFNTDIPFQMPIGPPLPSTNSINLALTSQLSPPPPPPPPPPPQQQTSEPALLHNAASSGLDTIRYSQSLARSVQDALRMHIADSRNKLETINQNALVKKLCQMSLSSVAAAGLETMADVIEGRQNASPLDLLCFVHIVFSLSLVIHEHDASKHAAALFKQALLYSSWFSEPDRTSFIEVVITLWEHSDVGNTEIIQILQLSPPIPDAKGKQPEYSLHGLTSDPLVLLAAYFLDELEYETLRERSYRTQPSGLADHHYKDSLAASADSPFAIAARFMIENIFSHQYSHFPGSELGMDQLIGQVNSGGVGTVRRLELELMQAGKTYLPSDVFFDEFIEVVRQNTDQLYAQRPFSSSRSTYHRCGIQLMNSLISEPGRSSAVVPVRTGVEASGLSTEALDAIMYGFDFESMVNLNPDADIDMPESAPAVGAPLTGAAEWTPEPTIESAAFAATPAAPLGLEDPLISPNASAPSKPEPPSAAAAAAAAAAAKVESDSCCEICGYRPKGDPRWFVGSMAKHMKTIHSENPQIFRCPYPGCTSQYSKRADNLRQHQIEKGHFVDGEGEPGPAAAEEETSVGWRRR from the exons ATGACCCCAGAGGAGCGGCGGGAGTGCCCGCTGCTTCGTTGCCGGAAGAGATTCCCCAACCATGAGCTCATGCTCCAACACCTGTATTCATGCGACCACCTCGCCGGGGGGGAGTACTGGTGCTACGACTGCGAGAAGCCCGAGCAGCTCAGCGATGTCAAGTGCAGGCGCTGTCTGGGGCACACGtccaagaggaggaagattgTCACCATGGCaaggagcttcttcagctcgttGGGCCACAAGCCAAAGTCTCAGGGCCTTGCTCTGGCCGCCTCCATGGGGATAGGCACAGGCACAGTTGCcagcggcggcgctgggGGCGAGGACGAGCAAGAGCCTCCGAGTTACGAGTCCGTCTTCACGCCCGCCACGCCTacgcctctgcctctgcaggCCGAGCTCTTCTCGACCGAGATACATGAGATCGGTTCGAGCGAGGTGCTGCTCCCCACTATCCCGGAGTGTGAGACCGAGACAGAGGCTATACCCGCCCCTGGGATGGTCCCCTGTCTCCCCCCATCCACATTCCCCATCTCACCACCAGGCTCCCACCCGGGAGCCGTACCGCTGCCGTCGACTATGGAAGCAGATTTCATAAATTGGAGGCCGTCACCACCATCTCCCCCAACTGTGGCGCCACAAAGCCTCATGAAGCCCATGAATCCAAGGTTGGTTGATCGTCCAACACTGCAGGTCAACACGCACCTGGACCAGTTTCGAGGCCCTCAAGCAAGCCGTCGAAGCAAGGCCCTGGCCCCGAGCTCTTCTGTCCGGTCGACCGCCAGCACAGACAGCACCGACAGCACCAATAGCACCGCCAGCTATAACATCTCGCCCATGTCGGGCTGGTCCAGTGGATGGACAAAGACATCCGGCTTCGAGTCAGCCTTGACGTCACCTGACGACCTCATTAGTCCTCAGAGCCTTCTACCCTCGGGTCCCTttactacttctactaccAACACCATCTCGACAAGACCTATTCCTTTCAGCAACTCAGAGTTTGAAAACATGGTTGCCAACTCGTGTCCGTCAGAGCTTCCTGCTGACATTCCCATGTTTGATGACATTCCCACCACCATGGATCCTCAAAAGACTCAAGCTCACATGAGCCTGGACCAATCTGCCTTTTCATTCAACACCGATATACCATTCCAAATGCCGATTGGACCTCCGTTACCCTCAACCAACTCCATCAACCTTGCCCTAACATCACAACTATCACCACccccgccaccgccgccgccgccgccgccacaacAACAGACCTCTGAGCCAGCTCTACTACACAATGCCGCCTCTTCTGGCCTCGATACTATTAGGTACTCACAGTCTCTTGCCAGATCAGTCCAAGACGCACTACGGATGCACATTGCCGACTCCAGGAACAAACTCGAGACCATCAACCAGAATGCTCTCGTGAAGAAGCTATGCCAaatgtctctctcttctgtcgCGGCAGCCGGTTTGGAAACAATGGCAGACGTCATAGAAGGCCGCCAAAATGCATCACCTCTGGACCTCTTATGCTTTGTCCACATTGtcttctctctgtctctggTGATCCATGAACACGACGCCTCAAAACATGCTGCCGCTCTTTTCAAGCAGGCACTTTTGTATAGCAGCTGGTTCTCAGAACCTGACCGGACATCCTTCATTGAAGTCGTCATTACCCTTTGGGAGCACAGTGATGTAGGCAACACCGAGATTATCCAAATACTGCAATTGAGCCCGCCCATCCCAGACGCAAAGGGCAAGCAACCGGAATATTCTCTGCATGGATTGACGTCTGATCCATTGGTACTGCTCGCGGCATACTTTTTGGATG AGCTCGAGTACGAAACGCTACGTGAACGCAGCTATAGAACACAGCCCTCTGGACTTGCCGACCACCACTACAAGGACAGCCTTGCAGCGAGTGCCGATTCTCcgtttgccattgccgctAGATTCATGATTGAAAATATCTTTTCTCATCAATACTCTCATTTTCCAGGATCTGAACTTGGCATGGATCAACTTATTGGCCAGGTCAACTCGGGTGGAGTGGGAACCGTGCGGCGGCTGGAGTTGGAGCTGATGCAAGCCGGGAAG ACCTATCTCCCGTCCGATGTGTTTTTTGACGAGTTTATCGAAGTGGTTCGACAGAATACCGATCAGCTATACGCGCAAAGACCCTTTTCCAGCTCTCGGTCAACTTATCATCGATGCGGCATCCAACTCATGAACTCGCTTATTAGCGAGCCTGGTAGAAGCTCGGCAGTTGTGCCTGTTCGGACAGGGGTAGAAGCATCGGGCCTTTCCACTGAAGCACTCGATGCCATCATGTACGGCTTCGATTTCGAGTCCATGGTGAATCTCAACCCAGACGCCGATATTGATATGCCCGAGTCGGCGCCTGCGGTCGGGGCCCCACTCACGGGCGCGGCAGAGTGGACGCCAGAGCCAACGATCGAGTCAGCAGCGTTTGCAGCCACACCTGCAGCGCCTCTGGGCCTGGAAGATCCGCTGATATCGCCGAATGCCTCTGCACCCAGCAAACCAGAGCcgccttcagcagcagcagcagcagcggcggcggcggcggcaaaggtCGAGTCTgacagctgctgcgagaTATGCGGCTACCGGCCCAAGGGCGATCCCAGGTGGTTTGTGGGCAGCATGGCCAAGCATATGAAGACGATACACAGCGAGAACCCGCAGATATTCCGATGCCCGTATCCCGGCTGCACGAGCCAGTACAGCAAACGCGCGGATAACCTACGACAGCACCAGATTGAAAAGGGACACTTTGTCGATGGCGAGGGGGAACCAGGGCCGGCGGCCGCGGAAGAGGAAACGTCCGtcggatggcggcggcggtga
- a CDS encoding uncharacterized protein (EggNog:ENOG41~TransMembrane:1 (o668-686i)), with translation MFSVAQNAASSISSNIQGGGIGIGANKSRTNLVSKPQSSPAPESDRIEPPPSEPQSSDVMDKKEPAIKTIGTGELSLSQLGIAEPSAAMAAVETSRFPDLNDTRTRSESAPADSQSRAGDDALDGTVSRPRSLYEAADGEQGASQSTQGDGGSIKSDTQRKRGSSTATTNTVAPAAPGATAPKLTGFAIASKKRNRDFHTLFKSVPDDDYLIEDYSCALQREILAHGRLYVSEGHLCFSSNILGWTTTLVMSFDEIVSVEKRSTALVFKNGLMISTLHAKHIFASFTSRDATYDLIVNIWKLGHPTLTSTLNGVRLEGTGGDKTEKLDVESGNLEPETPAGSDSEEDSDDDDDFYDEEESDHAPEAQVADAGGAGGDTAKANRKISGAPAPSAAVLDAAADGQSPAAGLGSFPGPATHAPTDCGDGETHYDKFLADETIPAPLGKVFSMLFGEASAEWMGKWITENQKCFDLQMEDKKGMGPDSRTRGFTYIKPLYAPIGPRQTKCIVTETVDNIDYEKAVNVSIVTQNPDVPNGNIFKVKTKYCLSWGENNGTRVQVNCTTEWSGKSWLKGTIEKNVNEGQAQYCKDLFAALKAAVSTRPRASTNGNGASKSKKKGKKSKALQSSTESINPGARVKTEEANWGLFEPVRGILEPVVDILKPILTGNIMYGLLVGLLVTTWFGFGFTPNNRSPAPLGPDPSMNSAYRLAAYDEMWRREDSELWGWLEERVSLERLSVEKTNARKREADPRSLEERVREERMDEREIQEAIRVTEDKLKVLREVMAKSKLL, from the exons atgtTCTCGGTTGCCCAAAACGCTGCGAGTAGTATTAGTAGCAATATCCAGGGCGGCGGCATTGGGATTGGAGCAAACAAGAGTCGGACGAATCTGGTGTCTAAGCCACAATCATCCCCTGCTCCAGAATCCGACCGAATCGAACCCCCACCATCTGAGCCTCAGTCGAGCGACGTAATGGACAAGAAGGAGCCCGCAATCAAGACAATTGGAACCGGCGAACTTAGTTTGAGTCAACTTGGCATCGCAGAGCcatcagcagccatggcagccgtCGAAACATCTCGATTTCCAGACCTCAACGATACACGAACGCGATCAGAATCGGCACCAGCTGACAGCCAGAGCAGGGCCGGAGATGACGCACTCGACGGAACAGTCAGTAGGCCCAGGTCGCTGTACGAAGCAGCGGATGGAGAGCAAGGAGCCTCGCAATCTACCCAGGGAGATGGGGGTAGCATAAAAAGCGACACGCAGAGGAAGCGAGGAAGTTCTACGGCTACGACCAACACAGttgcgccagcagctccgggGGCCACTGCTCCCAAGCTCACGGGTTTTGCCATTGCTAGTAAAAAGAGGAACCGCGACTTCCACACCCTGTTCAAGAGCGTGCCAGATGACGATTACCTTATTGAGGACTACAGCTGTGCGCTACAAAGAGAGATTCTTGCGCACGGCCGATTATACGTATCAGAGGGCCACCTCTGCTTTAGCAGCAACATTCTTGGCTGGACGACGACTTTGGTTATGAGCTTTGACGAGATAGTATccgtggagaagagaagcacTGCCTTGGTCTTCAAAAACGGACTGATGATATCGACTTTGCACGCCAAGCACATCTTTGCCAGTTTCACTAGCAGAGACGCTACCTACGATCTGATTGTCAACATCTGGAAGCTCGGCCATCCGACCTTGACTAGCACGCTCAACGGAGTCCGGCTTGAGGGCACTGGTGGCGACAAGACCGAGAAGCTTGATGTCGAGTCTGGAAACTTGGAGCCGGAAACTCCAGCTGGATCCGATTCTGAAGaagacagcgacgacgacgacgatttctacgatgaagaagagagcgacCATGCCCCCGAAGCCCAGGTCGCAGACGCTGGCGGTGCCGGCGGAGACACTGCCAAGGCAAATAGGAAGATATCTGGCGCTCCCGCTCCCAGCGCCGCCGTACTTGACGCAGCTGCCGATGGgcaatctccagcagccggcCTCGGATCGTTCCCCGGCCCGGCAACCCACGCTCCAACTGATTGCGGTGACGGCGAGACGCACTACGACAAATTCTTGGCCGACGAAACTATTCCAGCTCCGTTGGGCAAGGTATTCTCGATGCTCTTTGGCGAGGCTTCTGCAGAGTGGATGGGCAAGTGGATTACCGAGAACCAAAAGTGCTTTGACCTGCAAATGGAGGATAAGAAGGGCATGGGCCCCGATAGCCGCACTCGAGGCTTCACTTACATCAAGCCTCTGTATGCTCCGATTGGGCCGAGGCAAACAAAGTGTATTGTCACCGAAACCGTGGACAACATTGACTACGAAAAGGCCGTCAATGTGAGTATAGTGACGCAAAACCCAGACGTTCCCAACGGCAACATCTTCAAGGTCAAGACCAAGTACTGTCTCTCCTGGGGTGAGAACAATGGTACTCGGGTGCAAGTCAACTGCACTACAGAATGGAGTGGCAAGAGTTGGCTGAAAG GCACCATTGAAAAGAACGTCAACGAGGGTCAGGCCCAGTATTGCAAGGACCTGTTTGCTGCCTTGAAGGCAGCAGTTTCCACTCGACCGCGAGCTTCTACTAATGGAAACGGGGCGTCAAAgtcgaaaaagaagggcaagaagagcaaggccCTTCAGTCATCCACGGAATCTATCAACCCAGGTGCGCGTGTCAAGACGGAAGAGGCAAACTGGGGCCTGTTCGAGCCGGTCCGCGGAATTCTGGAACCCGTTGTCGATATTCTCAAGCCTATCCTCACGGGCAACATTATGTATGGGCTCCTGGTGGGCTTACTGGTTACGACGTGGTTCGGATTTGGCTTCACGCCGAACAACAGAAGCCCCGCACCGCTGGGGCCAGATCCTTCCATGAACAGCGCCTATCGCCTTGCGGCTTACGACGAGATGTGGCGCAGAGAGGATAGCGAACTTTGGGGGTGGCTAGAAGAGCGCGTAAGCCTGGAGCGCCTTTCAGTGGAAAAGACAAACGCTCGCAAGCGAGAAGCAGATCCAAGATCATTAGAGGAGAGGGTGAGAGAAGAGCGGATGGACGAGCGAGAAATCCAAGAGGCCATCCGAGTTACAGAGGACAAGCTCAAAGTATTGAGAGAAGTCATGGCGAAAAGCAAGCTGCTATAG